A single genomic interval of Sander lucioperca isolate FBNREF2018 chromosome 9, SLUC_FBN_1.2, whole genome shotgun sequence harbors:
- the LOC116042253 gene encoding membrane-anchored junction protein isoform X4 encodes MPLQAFSFPCPETRFFKAGSFIYKFKIRAGSSFRGEKNMGGNCLNQELEEIIRTVLGNLDSLQPFSSSHFIVFPYRKRREGASKVMCKHGERNLRAYPFSLILYLEKNMQNEEAKQAEEKLSSEKYVAQQFPPVSEPQSKRHKSDSPLEEAILKDLIKDMEAEGKVSVVGRLSLYCPHAEREVKEDPGHADKKGSKGFYEPQQKSGVNTVRGSWTAGEVHPGTIQNMGEEERDEKEENADSGALGILTRLASHIFPFSLFFRDP; translated from the exons ATGCCACTGCAGGCCTTCTCATTCCCTTGCCCTGAAACTCGATTCTTCAAAGCAGGTAGTTTCATCTACAAGTTCAAGATCAGAGCAGGCAGCAGCTTCAG aggagagaaaaatatGGGAGGAAACTGCCTCAATCAGGAACTGGAG GAAATTATCAGAACTGTTCTTGGCAACCTGGACAGTCTCCAACCCTTCTCTAGCTCTCACTTCATTGTCTTCCCTT ATAGGAAGAGGCGAGAGGGAGCGTCTAAGGTCATGTGCAAACATGGTGAGAGGAATCTGAGAGCCTACCCGTTTAGTCTTATCCTCTACCTGGAGAAAAACATGCAGAATG AGGAAGCAAAGCAAGCAGAGGAGAAGTTGAGCTCA GAGAAATACGTGGCACAGCAGTTCCCCCCTGTTTCTGAGCCTCAGTCAAAGCGCCATAAAAGCGATTCGCCACTAGAGGAGGCCATACTAAAGGACTTAATCAAGGACATGGAGGCTGAAGGCAAGGTTTCTGTGGTTGG CAGGCTCTCTCTGTATTGTCcacatgcagagagagaggttaAAGAAGATCCAGGACATGCTGACAAG AAAGGTTCCAAGGGGTTTTACGAACCCCAGCAGAAATCAGGTGTCAACACAGTCAGAGGAAGTTGGACTGCAGGTGAAGTGCATCCTGGAACAATACAGAACATGGGAGAGGAGGAGCGTGATGAGAAGGAAGAAAATGCAGACTCTGGGGCACTAGGGATTTTGACTCGATTGGCCAG CCATATCTTCCCCTTCTCCTTGTTCTTCAGGGACCCCTGA
- the gpha2 gene encoding glycoprotein hormone alpha-2 — MVSSVQDEKQSQAFPTIYPSCSEQAHTLTHTCQWTHLLCTPEAALSALRLQNLQAAIQMSLCMASHFCLLVLPVMSLLLLFSPIGWSYDGLTPGCHLHPFNVTIRSDRRGTCKGTHLVYACVGYCESSAFPSRYSVLVASNFTHNITSASRCCTISKDAKVKVRLDCPRGRHHDEIEILTAKVCRCDMCRKSRY; from the exons ATGGTTTCCTCTGTTCAAGACGAGAAGCAGAGCCAGGCGTTCCCCACAATATACCCATcat GCTCAgaacaggcacacacactcacacacacctgtcagTGGACACACCTGCTCTGCACTCCAGAAGCTGCACTCTCTGCCCTGCGTCTTCAG AACCTCCAGGCTGCCATCCAGATGTCGCTGTGCATGGCCTCACATTTCTGCCTGCTGGTCCTACCAGTGAtgtcactgctgctgctcttctctCCTATTGGATGGAGCTATGATGGCCTCACCCCAGGGTGTCACCTACACC ccTTCAATGTTACCATCCGCAGTGACCGTCGCGGCACATGTAAAGGCACCCACCTGGTCTACGCCTGCGTGGGCTACTGCGAGTCCAGCGCCTTCCCATCCAGATACTCTGTGTTGGTGGCCTCCAACTTCACCCACAACATCACCTCCGCTTCACGATGCTGCACCATCAGCAAGGACGCTAAG GTCAAAGTTCGCCTGGACTGCCCTCGAGGTCGTCACCATGACGAAATAGAGATCCTGACGGCGAAGGTGTGCCGCTGCGACATGTGCCGCAAGTCCCGCTACTGA
- the LOC116042250 gene encoding glyoxal reductase-like isoform X2: protein MLSRPTSPNGVQKKKCLSDQMSSSSSTTSGVLLNTGVQMPLLGLGTYKLVASEDVYRAVDAALVAGYRAFDSAAVYRNEADLGRALKQLLPKHGLTREDVFITSKLGPEDQGERAMEGALRSLSQLDLGYIDLYLIHWPGTQGLVVADQRNPGNRAQSWVTLEELHVQGKLKAIGVSNYTPAHMRELIQSCKVPPAVLQVEFHPRLCQTELRSVCEEYGVCFQAYSSLGKGELVTDPVVMEVAKNCERTPAQVLLRWAVQQGVPVLPKSSNPDRIKDNSRLFDFTLSDTDMDRLSALDCGHKYCRDPSEVA from the exons A TGTTGAGTAGACCAACAAGTCCAAACGGGGTACAAAAAAAGAAGTGCCTCTCAGATCAgatgtcttcctcctcctccactaccTCTGGTGTCCTCCTAAATACGGGGGTTCAGATGCCCCTCCTGGGTTTGGGGACCTACAAGTTGGTGGCTTCTGAAGATGTCTACCGGGCTGTGGACGCAGCGCTGGTTGCTGGTTATCGGGCCTTTGACAGTGCAGCCGTCTACCGGAATGAAGCTGACCTGGGCCGAGCCCTGAAGCAGCTCCTGCCGAAACATGGCTTAACCAGAGAGGATGTATTCATAACCAG TAAGCTGGGCCCCGAGGATCAGGGGGAGAGAGCCATGGAAGGAGCCCTCCGCAGCCTGTCTCAGCTGGACTTGGGTTACATTGACCTGTACCTGATCCACTGGCCTGGCACACAGGGTCTGGTAGTGGCTGACCAACGCAACCCAG GCAACCGAGCTCAGAGTTGGGTCACACTGGAGGAGCTGCATGTCCAGGGGAAGCTGAAGGCCATAGGAGTGTCCAACTACACACCAGCACACATGAGAGAACTGATACAAAGCTGCAAAGTCCCTCCTGCGGTGCTACAG gTAGAGTTTCACCCAAGGCTGTGCCAGACGGAgctgaggagtgtgtgtgaggaGTATGGAGTGTGTTTCCAAGCGTACTCCTCCTTAGGGAAAGGAGAGCTGGTCACTGATCCTGTGGTGATGGAGGTGGCAAAGAACTGTGAACGCACACCtgcacag GTCCTGTTGCGCTGGGCTGTGCAGCAGGGCGTCCCAGTGCTCCCCAAATCTTCAAATCCAGACAGaataaaggacaattccagacTTTTTGACTTCACACTGAGTGACACAGACATGGACAGACTGTCAGCTTTGGACTGTGGGCACAAGTATTGCCGGGATCCATCAGAAGTGGCTTAA
- the LOC116042347 gene encoding glycoprotein hormone beta-5-like: MHLHPLSLVFLLLLVVGASEVCVAVTTALHGFRGCAVREFSFVAQKPGCKGLHITTEACWGRCQTWEKPVPDPPYIQRHHRVCTYSRTRHMTARLPGCQPNVSPLYHYPMALHCHCAVCSTQDTECETF, encoded by the exons ATGCATCTTCATCCCCTGTCCCtcgttttcctcctcctcttggtTGTCGGGGCATCCGAGGTGTGCGTTGCCGTGACAACCGCACTGCATGGTTTCCGAGGCTGCGCGGTGCGAGAGTTCTCTTTTGTGGCCCAGAAGCCTGGCTGCAAGGGACTGCACATCACCACAGAGGCCTGCTGGGGGCGTTGTCAAACCTGGGAG AAACCTGTGCCAGATCCCCCCTACATCCAGCGACACCACCGCGTGTGTACGTACAGTCGTACCCGCCACATGACCGCCCGCCTGCCGGGCTGCCAGCCCAACGTCTCCCCTCTCTACCACTACCCCATGGCTCTGCACTGCCACTGTGCCGTCTGCTCCACACAGGACACAGAGTGTGAGACCTTCTAA
- the LOC116042253 gene encoding membrane-anchored junction protein isoform X3: MLAISSRHYAMPLQAFSFPCPETRFFKAGSFIYKFKIRAGSSFRGEKNMGGNCLNQELEEIIRTVLGNLDSLQPFSSSHFIVFPYRKRREGASKVMCKHGERNLRAYPFSLILYLEKNMQNEEAKQAEEKLSSEKYVAQQFPPVSEPQSKRHKSDSPLEEAILKDLIKDMEAEGKVSVVGRLSLYCPHAEREVKEDPGHADKKGSKGFYEPQQKSGVNTVRGSWTAGEVHPGTIQNMGEEERDEKEENADSGALGILTRLASHIFPFSLFFRDP, from the exons ATGCTCGCAATTTCCTCTAGGCATTACG CCATGCCACTGCAGGCCTTCTCATTCCCTTGCCCTGAAACTCGATTCTTCAAAGCAGGTAGTTTCATCTACAAGTTCAAGATCAGAGCAGGCAGCAGCTTCAG aggagagaaaaatatGGGAGGAAACTGCCTCAATCAGGAACTGGAG GAAATTATCAGAACTGTTCTTGGCAACCTGGACAGTCTCCAACCCTTCTCTAGCTCTCACTTCATTGTCTTCCCTT ATAGGAAGAGGCGAGAGGGAGCGTCTAAGGTCATGTGCAAACATGGTGAGAGGAATCTGAGAGCCTACCCGTTTAGTCTTATCCTCTACCTGGAGAAAAACATGCAGAATG AGGAAGCAAAGCAAGCAGAGGAGAAGTTGAGCTCA GAGAAATACGTGGCACAGCAGTTCCCCCCTGTTTCTGAGCCTCAGTCAAAGCGCCATAAAAGCGATTCGCCACTAGAGGAGGCCATACTAAAGGACTTAATCAAGGACATGGAGGCTGAAGGCAAGGTTTCTGTGGTTGG CAGGCTCTCTCTGTATTGTCcacatgcagagagagaggttaAAGAAGATCCAGGACATGCTGACAAG AAAGGTTCCAAGGGGTTTTACGAACCCCAGCAGAAATCAGGTGTCAACACAGTCAGAGGAAGTTGGACTGCAGGTGAAGTGCATCCTGGAACAATACAGAACATGGGAGAGGAGGAGCGTGATGAGAAGGAAGAAAATGCAGACTCTGGGGCACTAGGGATTTTGACTCGATTGGCCAG CCATATCTTCCCCTTCTCCTTGTTCTTCAGGGACCCCTGA
- the LOC116042250 gene encoding glyoxal reductase-like isoform X3, with protein MSSSSSTTSGVLLNTGVQMPLLGLGTYKLVASEDVYRAVDAALVAGYRAFDSAAVYRNEADLGRALKQLLPKHGLTREDVFITSKLGPEDQGERAMEGALRSLSQLDLGYIDLYLIHWPGTQGLVVADQRNPGNRAQSWVTLEELHVQGKLKAIGVSNYTPAHMRELIQSCKVPPAVLQVEFHPRLCQTELRSVCEEYGVCFQAYSSLGKGELVTDPVVMEVAKNCERTPAQVLLRWAVQQGVPVLPKSSNPDRIKDNSRLFDFTLSDTDMDRLSALDCGHKYCRDPSEVA; from the exons atgtcttcctcctcctccactaccTCTGGTGTCCTCCTAAATACGGGGGTTCAGATGCCCCTCCTGGGTTTGGGGACCTACAAGTTGGTGGCTTCTGAAGATGTCTACCGGGCTGTGGACGCAGCGCTGGTTGCTGGTTATCGGGCCTTTGACAGTGCAGCCGTCTACCGGAATGAAGCTGACCTGGGCCGAGCCCTGAAGCAGCTCCTGCCGAAACATGGCTTAACCAGAGAGGATGTATTCATAACCAG TAAGCTGGGCCCCGAGGATCAGGGGGAGAGAGCCATGGAAGGAGCCCTCCGCAGCCTGTCTCAGCTGGACTTGGGTTACATTGACCTGTACCTGATCCACTGGCCTGGCACACAGGGTCTGGTAGTGGCTGACCAACGCAACCCAG GCAACCGAGCTCAGAGTTGGGTCACACTGGAGGAGCTGCATGTCCAGGGGAAGCTGAAGGCCATAGGAGTGTCCAACTACACACCAGCACACATGAGAGAACTGATACAAAGCTGCAAAGTCCCTCCTGCGGTGCTACAG gTAGAGTTTCACCCAAGGCTGTGCCAGACGGAgctgaggagtgtgtgtgaggaGTATGGAGTGTGTTTCCAAGCGTACTCCTCCTTAGGGAAAGGAGAGCTGGTCACTGATCCTGTGGTGATGGAGGTGGCAAAGAACTGTGAACGCACACCtgcacag GTCCTGTTGCGCTGGGCTGTGCAGCAGGGCGTCCCAGTGCTCCCCAAATCTTCAAATCCAGACAGaataaaggacaattccagacTTTTTGACTTCACACTGAGTGACACAGACATGGACAGACTGTCAGCTTTGGACTGTGGGCACAAGTATTGCCGGGATCCATCAGAAGTGGCTTAA
- the LOC116042251 gene encoding glyoxal reductase-like produces MSSSSSTTSAVLLNTGVQMPLLGLGTYKLVASEDVYRAVDAALVAGYRAFDSAAVYRNEADLGRALKQLLPKHGLTREDVFITSKLGPKDQGERAMEGALHSLSQLDLGYIDLYLIHWPGTQGLVVADQRNPGNRAQSWVTLEELHVQGKLKAIGVSNYTPAHMRELIQSCKVPPAVLQVEFHPRLCQTELRSVCEEYGVCFQAYSSLGKGELVTDPVVMEVAKNCERTPAQVLLRWAVQQGVPVLPKSSNPDRIKDNSRLFDFTLSDTDMDRLSALDCGRKYCWDPSEVA; encoded by the exons atgtcttcctcctcctccactaccTCTGCTGTCCTCCTAAATACGGGGGTTCAGATGCCCCTCCTGGGTTTGGGGACCTACAAGTTGGTGGCTTCTGAAGATGTCTACCGGGCTGTGGACGCAGCGCTGGTTGCTGGTTATCGGGCCTTTGACAGTGCAGCCGTCTACCGGAATGAAGCTGACCTGGGCCGAGCCCTGAAGCAGCTCCTGCCCAAACATGGCTTAACCAGAGAGGATGTATTCATAACCAG TAAGCTGGGCCCCAAGGATCAGGGTGAGAGAGCCATGGAAGGAGCCCTGCACAGCCTGTCTCAGCTGGACTTGGGTTACATTGACCTGTACCTGATCCACTGGCCTGGCACACAGGGTCTGGTAGTGGCTGACCAACGCAACCCAG GCAACCGAGCTCAGAGTTGGGTCACACTGGAGGAGCTGCATGTCCAGGGGAAGCTGAAGGCCATAGGAGTGTCCAACTACACACCAGCACACATGAGAGAACTGATACAGAGCTGCAAAGTCCCTCCTGCGGTGCTACAG gTAGAGTTTCACCCAAGGCTGTGCCAGACGGAgctgaggagtgtgtgtgaggaGTATGGAGTGTGTTTCCAAGCGTACTCCTCCTTAGGGAAAGGAGAGCTGGTCACTGATCCTGTGGTGATGGAGGTGGCAAAGAACTGTGAACGCACACCtgcacag GTCCTGTTGCGCTGGGCTGTGCAGCAGGGCGTCCCAGTGCTCCCCAAATCTTCAAATCCAGACAGaataaaggacaattccagacTTTTTGACTTCACACTGAGTGACACAGACATGGACAGACTGTCAGCTTTGGACTGTGGGCGCAAGTATTGTTGGGATCCATCAGAAGTGGCTTAA
- the badb gene encoding BCL2 associated agonist of cell death b, which produces MAAHFTISDSESETSEEVEEGKNKQPSTVQEQPLSQRHFPTLPELRIAATGRIRLNSESHASTVSRDEELQAKGEDEAGTPTDGAPFRGRSKSAPPALWAAKKYGRQLRRMSDEFDSLLDKGEMRRVRSAGTTKQMHHSKSWWSYLFSHQETEGETNHHDNHTHRTE; this is translated from the exons ATGGCTGCACACTTCACAATTTCCGACAGCGAGTCAGAGACATCGGAGGAGGTAGAGGAAGGAAAAAATAAGCAACCATCAACTGTGCAAGAGCAGCCGCTTTCTCAACGCCACTTCCCCACACTACCAGAGCTCAGAATTGCAG CGACCGGTCGAATCAGGCTGAACTCTGAGTCCCACGCTTCCACTGTCTCCAGAGACGAGGAGCTCCAGGCTAAGGGGGAAGACGAGGCTGGTACGCCCACTGACGGAGCTCCATTCAGGGGACGGTCcaagtcagctccccctgctttGTGGGCAGCCAAGAAATATGGCCGGCAGCTCCGAAGGATGAGCGACGAGTTTGACAGCCTGCTAGACAAAGGG GAAATGAGGAGGGTGAGGAGTGCTGGGACGACCAAACAGATGCACCACTCTAAAAGCTGGTGGAGCTACCTCTTCAGTCAccaggagacagagggagagaccaACCACCATGACAACCACACACACCGCACTGAATAG
- the LOC116042253 gene encoding membrane-anchored junction protein isoform X2 — MLAISSRHYGNFKSAPHIRSAMPLQAFSFPCPETRFFKAGSFIYKFKIRAGSSFRGEKNMGGNCLNQELEEIIRTVLGNLDSLQPFSSSHFIVFPYRKRREGASKVMCKHGERNLRAYPFSLILYLEKNMQNEEAKQAEEKLSSEKYVAQQFPPVSEPQSKRHKSDSPLEEAILKDLIKDMEAEGKVSVVGLSLYCPHAEREVKEDPGHADKKGSKGFYEPQQKSGVNTVRGSWTAGEVHPGTIQNMGEEERDEKEENADSGALGILTRLASHIFPFSLFFRDP, encoded by the exons ATGCTCGCAATTTCCTCTAGGCATTACGGTAATTTCAAGAGCGCGCCA CATATAAGGTCAGCCATGCCACTGCAGGCCTTCTCATTCCCTTGCCCTGAAACTCGATTCTTCAAAGCAGGTAGTTTCATCTACAAGTTCAAGATCAGAGCAGGCAGCAGCTTCAG aggagagaaaaatatGGGAGGAAACTGCCTCAATCAGGAACTGGAG GAAATTATCAGAACTGTTCTTGGCAACCTGGACAGTCTCCAACCCTTCTCTAGCTCTCACTTCATTGTCTTCCCTT ATAGGAAGAGGCGAGAGGGAGCGTCTAAGGTCATGTGCAAACATGGTGAGAGGAATCTGAGAGCCTACCCGTTTAGTCTTATCCTCTACCTGGAGAAAAACATGCAGAATG AGGAAGCAAAGCAAGCAGAGGAGAAGTTGAGCTCA GAGAAATACGTGGCACAGCAGTTCCCCCCTGTTTCTGAGCCTCAGTCAAAGCGCCATAAAAGCGATTCGCCACTAGAGGAGGCCATACTAAAGGACTTAATCAAGGACATGGAGGCTGAAGGCAAGGTTTCTGTGGTTGG GCTCTCTCTGTATTGTCcacatgcagagagagaggttaAAGAAGATCCAGGACATGCTGACAAG AAAGGTTCCAAGGGGTTTTACGAACCCCAGCAGAAATCAGGTGTCAACACAGTCAGAGGAAGTTGGACTGCAGGTGAAGTGCATCCTGGAACAATACAGAACATGGGAGAGGAGGAGCGTGATGAGAAGGAAGAAAATGCAGACTCTGGGGCACTAGGGATTTTGACTCGATTGGCCAG CCATATCTTCCCCTTCTCCTTGTTCTTCAGGGACCCCTGA
- the LOC116042253 gene encoding membrane-anchored junction protein isoform X1 yields the protein MLAISSRHYGNFKSAPHIRSAMPLQAFSFPCPETRFFKAGSFIYKFKIRAGSSFRGEKNMGGNCLNQELEEIIRTVLGNLDSLQPFSSSHFIVFPYRKRREGASKVMCKHGERNLRAYPFSLILYLEKNMQNEEAKQAEEKLSSEKYVAQQFPPVSEPQSKRHKSDSPLEEAILKDLIKDMEAEGKVSVVGRLSLYCPHAEREVKEDPGHADKKGSKGFYEPQQKSGVNTVRGSWTAGEVHPGTIQNMGEEERDEKEENADSGALGILTRLASHIFPFSLFFRDP from the exons ATGCTCGCAATTTCCTCTAGGCATTACGGTAATTTCAAGAGCGCGCCA CATATAAGGTCAGCCATGCCACTGCAGGCCTTCTCATTCCCTTGCCCTGAAACTCGATTCTTCAAAGCAGGTAGTTTCATCTACAAGTTCAAGATCAGAGCAGGCAGCAGCTTCAG aggagagaaaaatatGGGAGGAAACTGCCTCAATCAGGAACTGGAG GAAATTATCAGAACTGTTCTTGGCAACCTGGACAGTCTCCAACCCTTCTCTAGCTCTCACTTCATTGTCTTCCCTT ATAGGAAGAGGCGAGAGGGAGCGTCTAAGGTCATGTGCAAACATGGTGAGAGGAATCTGAGAGCCTACCCGTTTAGTCTTATCCTCTACCTGGAGAAAAACATGCAGAATG AGGAAGCAAAGCAAGCAGAGGAGAAGTTGAGCTCA GAGAAATACGTGGCACAGCAGTTCCCCCCTGTTTCTGAGCCTCAGTCAAAGCGCCATAAAAGCGATTCGCCACTAGAGGAGGCCATACTAAAGGACTTAATCAAGGACATGGAGGCTGAAGGCAAGGTTTCTGTGGTTGG CAGGCTCTCTCTGTATTGTCcacatgcagagagagaggttaAAGAAGATCCAGGACATGCTGACAAG AAAGGTTCCAAGGGGTTTTACGAACCCCAGCAGAAATCAGGTGTCAACACAGTCAGAGGAAGTTGGACTGCAGGTGAAGTGCATCCTGGAACAATACAGAACATGGGAGAGGAGGAGCGTGATGAGAAGGAAGAAAATGCAGACTCTGGGGCACTAGGGATTTTGACTCGATTGGCCAG CCATATCTTCCCCTTCTCCTTGTTCTTCAGGGACCCCTGA
- the LOC116042250 gene encoding glyoxal reductase-like isoform X1: MTTVSLPRVAGRSSCKHSSVQSYKVLSRPTSPNGVQKKKCLSDQMSSSSSTTSGVLLNTGVQMPLLGLGTYKLVASEDVYRAVDAALVAGYRAFDSAAVYRNEADLGRALKQLLPKHGLTREDVFITSKLGPEDQGERAMEGALRSLSQLDLGYIDLYLIHWPGTQGLVVADQRNPGNRAQSWVTLEELHVQGKLKAIGVSNYTPAHMRELIQSCKVPPAVLQVEFHPRLCQTELRSVCEEYGVCFQAYSSLGKGELVTDPVVMEVAKNCERTPAQVLLRWAVQQGVPVLPKSSNPDRIKDNSRLFDFTLSDTDMDRLSALDCGHKYCRDPSEVA; this comes from the exons ATGACTACTGTCAGCTTACCACGTGTAGCAGGAAGGAGTAGTTGTAAACATTCCTCTGTACAAAGCTACAAAG TGTTGAGTAGACCAACAAGTCCAAACGGGGTACAAAAAAAGAAGTGCCTCTCAGATCAgatgtcttcctcctcctccactaccTCTGGTGTCCTCCTAAATACGGGGGTTCAGATGCCCCTCCTGGGTTTGGGGACCTACAAGTTGGTGGCTTCTGAAGATGTCTACCGGGCTGTGGACGCAGCGCTGGTTGCTGGTTATCGGGCCTTTGACAGTGCAGCCGTCTACCGGAATGAAGCTGACCTGGGCCGAGCCCTGAAGCAGCTCCTGCCGAAACATGGCTTAACCAGAGAGGATGTATTCATAACCAG TAAGCTGGGCCCCGAGGATCAGGGGGAGAGAGCCATGGAAGGAGCCCTCCGCAGCCTGTCTCAGCTGGACTTGGGTTACATTGACCTGTACCTGATCCACTGGCCTGGCACACAGGGTCTGGTAGTGGCTGACCAACGCAACCCAG GCAACCGAGCTCAGAGTTGGGTCACACTGGAGGAGCTGCATGTCCAGGGGAAGCTGAAGGCCATAGGAGTGTCCAACTACACACCAGCACACATGAGAGAACTGATACAAAGCTGCAAAGTCCCTCCTGCGGTGCTACAG gTAGAGTTTCACCCAAGGCTGTGCCAGACGGAgctgaggagtgtgtgtgaggaGTATGGAGTGTGTTTCCAAGCGTACTCCTCCTTAGGGAAAGGAGAGCTGGTCACTGATCCTGTGGTGATGGAGGTGGCAAAGAACTGTGAACGCACACCtgcacag GTCCTGTTGCGCTGGGCTGTGCAGCAGGGCGTCCCAGTGCTCCCCAAATCTTCAAATCCAGACAGaataaaggacaattccagacTTTTTGACTTCACACTGAGTGACACAGACATGGACAGACTGTCAGCTTTGGACTGTGGGCACAAGTATTGCCGGGATCCATCAGAAGTGGCTTAA